One genomic window of Salvelinus alpinus chromosome 9, SLU_Salpinus.1, whole genome shotgun sequence includes the following:
- the LOC139530251 gene encoding GRAM domain-containing protein 4-like isoform X3, translating into MLKRLDKIRFRGQRTDVFLDLGDSPNTSDTECSEEILMKPRPSLEMKDTEEVQDPAGPGTLTMPSAAIQDYQRTETDRLNDLKGHLEIALLEKHFLQEELRKLREETNIDTLKQELEKERSKRLDLEQKLNLEVLKMGPEDSPSQRPRETPPPPTANGTDKQKETMYSWLQAWLYNRFGAYIGDFLFQPEENTVEPEEPLSAKRLTENMRRLKRGAKPVINFKRNLFALSSWQSVYTSAFAFIIYMNAAWHGWAVPMFIFLAILRLSLNYLISRGWRIQWSIVPGVSEPVEPPKEDLTVSEKFQLVLDVAQKAQNLFGKMADVLEKIKNLFMWVHPEFTRKLYVGLWVALICSCLIPYKLMGFMIGLYAGIKFFIIDFMFRSCPKLRDKYDTPHIIWTNLPTDPQLKERGGAALSRRLSGCEKIHPTVAHGSLGTALPCGISLEEQTGRAYNTKKGAFHEVFNLSGDERPLAVCENGWRCCLINRDRKSPTDYIRNGVLFVTENYLCFEGSSCRSNSSRKNKVIKLIDITDIQKYKVLSVLPGSGMGISIATPSTQRPLVFGAMIHRDEAFDAIFTQYTKKVTMTTATNPET; encoded by the exons ATGCTTAAGCGGTTGGACAAAATCCGGTTCCGGGGTCAGCGGACAGATGTGTTTCTGGATCTGGGCGACTCGCCCAACACATCTGACACTGAATGTAGCGAAGAGATTCTGATGAAGCCTCGGCCCTCACTTGAAATGAAAGACACTGAAGAAGTGCAAGACCCT GCTGGTCCAGGGACACTTACTATGCCTTCTGCAGCCATCCAGGACTACCAGAGGACTGAGACAGATCGACTCAACGACTTGAAAGGCCACCTGGAAATTGCCTTACTGGAAAAGCATTTTCTAC AGGAAGAGTTGAGGAAACTTCGAGAAGAAACCAACATAGACACTCTGAAACAggagttggagaaagagagatcgAAGAGGCTGGACTTGGAACAGAAACTGAACTTGGAAGTTCTCAAAATGGG ACCGGAAGATTCCCCATCACAGCGACCCAGAGAAACacctccacctcccactgccAACGGTACAG ACAAGCAGAAGGAGACCATGTACTCATGGCTGCAGGCGTGGCTATACAACCGGTTTGGAGCGTACATCGGGGACTTCCTTTTCCAGCCGGAGGAGAACACAGTGGAGCCAGAGGAGCCGCTAAGCGCTAAGAG ATTGACTGAAAACATGAGAAGACTCA AGCGAGGTGCCAAACCTGTCATAAACTTTAAGAGGAACCTTTTTGCCTTGTCCAGCTGGCAATCAGTGTATACGTCAGCCTTCGCCTTCATT ATCTATATGAATGCAGCGTGGCACGGTTGGGCCGTCCCCATGTTTATCTTCCTAGCCATTCTAAGGTTGTCCTTGAATTACCTCATTTCCAG AGGTTGGAGGATCCAGTGGAGTATTGTGCCCGGGGTCTCTGAACCTGTG GAACCACCAAAGGAGGATCTGACTGTTTCAGAGAAGTTCCAGTTAGTTCTTGATGTAGCTCAAAAAGCACAG AATCTTTTTGGAAAGATGGCAGATGTCTTGGAGAAAATAAagaa CCTGTTCATGTGGGTGCATCCTGAGTTTACTCGGAAGCTTTACGTTGGTCTATGGGTGGCCTTGATCTGCTCCTGTCTCATCCCCTACAAGCTCATGGGCTTTATGATTG GGCTGTATGCGGGGATCAAGTTCTTCATCATCGACTTCATGTTTAGGAGCTGTCCCAAGCTAAGGGACAAGTATGACACGCCCCACATCATCTGGACCAACCTGCCCACTGACCCCCAGCTGAAGGAGCGCGGGGGCGCGGCATTGTCCAGACGG ctctctgggTGTGAAAAG aTCCATCCGACGGTAGCTCATGGCAGTCTAGGAACAGCCTTACCATGTGGTATCAGTCTAGAGGAACAGACTGGCAGGGCCTACAATACTAAGAAGGGGGCTTTCCACGAGGTCTTCAATCTTTCCGGGGATGAGCGCCCCCTAGCAG TGTGTGAGAATGGCTGGCGATGCTGCTTGATCAACAGGGACAGGAAGAGTCCCACAGACTACATCCGTAATGGTGTGCTCTTTGTCACTGAAAA TTACCTTTGCTTTGAAGGCTCAAGCTGCAGGTCAAATTCCTCTAGAAAGAACAAAGTCATCAAACTGATTGACATCACTGATATTCAGAAG TACAAAGTCTTGTCTGTATTACCTGGATCTGGAATGGGAATCTCCATAGCAACACCGTCCACCCAGAGG CCGTTGGTGTTTGGTGCCATGATCCACAGGGACGAGGCCTTTGACGCCATCTTCACACAGTATACGAAGAAAGTGACCATGACCACAGCCACCAACCCTGAGACCTAA
- the LOC139530251 gene encoding GRAM domain-containing protein 4-like isoform X1, whose protein sequence is MGVMFILRDAIRHVKIKTTVFNMLKRLDKIRFRGQRTDVFLDLGDSPNTSDTECSEEILMKPRPSLEMKDTEEVQDPAGPGTLTMPSAAIQDYQRTETDRLNDLKGHLEIALLEKHFLQEELRKLREETNIDTLKQELEKERSKRLDLEQKLNLEVLKMGPEDSPSQRPRETPPPPTANGTDKQKETMYSWLQAWLYNRFGAYIGDFLFQPEENTVEPEEPLSAKRLTENMRRLKRGAKPVINFKRNLFALSSWQSVYTSAFAFIIYMNAAWHGWAVPMFIFLAILRLSLNYLISRGWRIQWSIVPGVSEPVEPPKEDLTVSEKFQLVLDVAQKAQNLFGKMADVLEKIKNLFMWVHPEFTRKLYVGLWVALICSCLIPYKLMGFMIGLYAGIKFFIIDFMFRSCPKLRDKYDTPHIIWTNLPTDPQLKERGGAALSRRLSGCEKIHPTVAHGSLGTALPCGISLEEQTGRAYNTKKGAFHEVFNLSGDERPLAVCENGWRCCLINRDRKSPTDYIRNGVLFVTENYLCFEGSSCRSNSSRKNKVIKLIDITDIQKYKVLSVLPGSGMGISIATPSTQRPLVFGAMIHRDEAFDAIFTQYTKKVTMTTATNPET, encoded by the exons ATGGGAGTCATGTTTATTCTACG GGATGCCATACGCCATGTTAAGATAAAGACGACTGTGTTTAACATGCTTAAGCGGTTGGACAAAATCCGGTTCCGGGGTCAGCGGACAGATGTGTTTCTGGATCTGGGCGACTCGCCCAACACATCTGACACTGAATGTAGCGAAGAGATTCTGATGAAGCCTCGGCCCTCACTTGAAATGAAAGACACTGAAGAAGTGCAAGACCCT GCTGGTCCAGGGACACTTACTATGCCTTCTGCAGCCATCCAGGACTACCAGAGGACTGAGACAGATCGACTCAACGACTTGAAAGGCCACCTGGAAATTGCCTTACTGGAAAAGCATTTTCTAC AGGAAGAGTTGAGGAAACTTCGAGAAGAAACCAACATAGACACTCTGAAACAggagttggagaaagagagatcgAAGAGGCTGGACTTGGAACAGAAACTGAACTTGGAAGTTCTCAAAATGGG ACCGGAAGATTCCCCATCACAGCGACCCAGAGAAACacctccacctcccactgccAACGGTACAG ACAAGCAGAAGGAGACCATGTACTCATGGCTGCAGGCGTGGCTATACAACCGGTTTGGAGCGTACATCGGGGACTTCCTTTTCCAGCCGGAGGAGAACACAGTGGAGCCAGAGGAGCCGCTAAGCGCTAAGAG ATTGACTGAAAACATGAGAAGACTCA AGCGAGGTGCCAAACCTGTCATAAACTTTAAGAGGAACCTTTTTGCCTTGTCCAGCTGGCAATCAGTGTATACGTCAGCCTTCGCCTTCATT ATCTATATGAATGCAGCGTGGCACGGTTGGGCCGTCCCCATGTTTATCTTCCTAGCCATTCTAAGGTTGTCCTTGAATTACCTCATTTCCAG AGGTTGGAGGATCCAGTGGAGTATTGTGCCCGGGGTCTCTGAACCTGTG GAACCACCAAAGGAGGATCTGACTGTTTCAGAGAAGTTCCAGTTAGTTCTTGATGTAGCTCAAAAAGCACAG AATCTTTTTGGAAAGATGGCAGATGTCTTGGAGAAAATAAagaa CCTGTTCATGTGGGTGCATCCTGAGTTTACTCGGAAGCTTTACGTTGGTCTATGGGTGGCCTTGATCTGCTCCTGTCTCATCCCCTACAAGCTCATGGGCTTTATGATTG GGCTGTATGCGGGGATCAAGTTCTTCATCATCGACTTCATGTTTAGGAGCTGTCCCAAGCTAAGGGACAAGTATGACACGCCCCACATCATCTGGACCAACCTGCCCACTGACCCCCAGCTGAAGGAGCGCGGGGGCGCGGCATTGTCCAGACGG ctctctgggTGTGAAAAG aTCCATCCGACGGTAGCTCATGGCAGTCTAGGAACAGCCTTACCATGTGGTATCAGTCTAGAGGAACAGACTGGCAGGGCCTACAATACTAAGAAGGGGGCTTTCCACGAGGTCTTCAATCTTTCCGGGGATGAGCGCCCCCTAGCAG TGTGTGAGAATGGCTGGCGATGCTGCTTGATCAACAGGGACAGGAAGAGTCCCACAGACTACATCCGTAATGGTGTGCTCTTTGTCACTGAAAA TTACCTTTGCTTTGAAGGCTCAAGCTGCAGGTCAAATTCCTCTAGAAAGAACAAAGTCATCAAACTGATTGACATCACTGATATTCAGAAG TACAAAGTCTTGTCTGTATTACCTGGATCTGGAATGGGAATCTCCATAGCAACACCGTCCACCCAGAGG CCGTTGGTGTTTGGTGCCATGATCCACAGGGACGAGGCCTTTGACGCCATCTTCACACAGTATACGAAGAAAGTGACCATGACCACAGCCACCAACCCTGAGACCTAA
- the LOC139530251 gene encoding GRAM domain-containing protein 4-like isoform X2, translating into MGVMFILRDAIRHVKIKTTVFNMLKRLDKIRFRGQRTDVFLDLGDSPNTSDTECSEEILMKPRPSLEMKDTEEVQDPAGPGTLTMPSAAIQDYQRTETDRLNDLKGHLEIALLEKHFLQEELRKLREETNIDTLKQELEKERSKRLDLEQKLNLEVLKMGPEDSPSQRPRETPPPPTANGTDKQKETMYSWLQAWLYNRFGAYIGDFLFQPEENTVEPEEPLSAKRLTENMRRLKRGAKPVINFKRNLFALSSWQSVYTSAFAFIIYMNAAWHGWAVPMFIFLAILRLSLNYLISRGWRIQWSIVPGVSEPVEPPKEDLTVSEKFQLVLDVAQKAQNLFGKMADVLEKIKNLFMWVHPEFTRKLYVGLWVALICSCLIPYKLMGFMIGLYAGIKFFIIDFMFRSCPKLRDKYDTPHIIWTNLPTDPQLKERGGAALSRRIHPTVAHGSLGTALPCGISLEEQTGRAYNTKKGAFHEVFNLSGDERPLAVCENGWRCCLINRDRKSPTDYIRNGVLFVTENYLCFEGSSCRSNSSRKNKVIKLIDITDIQKYKVLSVLPGSGMGISIATPSTQRPLVFGAMIHRDEAFDAIFTQYTKKVTMTTATNPET; encoded by the exons ATGGGAGTCATGTTTATTCTACG GGATGCCATACGCCATGTTAAGATAAAGACGACTGTGTTTAACATGCTTAAGCGGTTGGACAAAATCCGGTTCCGGGGTCAGCGGACAGATGTGTTTCTGGATCTGGGCGACTCGCCCAACACATCTGACACTGAATGTAGCGAAGAGATTCTGATGAAGCCTCGGCCCTCACTTGAAATGAAAGACACTGAAGAAGTGCAAGACCCT GCTGGTCCAGGGACACTTACTATGCCTTCTGCAGCCATCCAGGACTACCAGAGGACTGAGACAGATCGACTCAACGACTTGAAAGGCCACCTGGAAATTGCCTTACTGGAAAAGCATTTTCTAC AGGAAGAGTTGAGGAAACTTCGAGAAGAAACCAACATAGACACTCTGAAACAggagttggagaaagagagatcgAAGAGGCTGGACTTGGAACAGAAACTGAACTTGGAAGTTCTCAAAATGGG ACCGGAAGATTCCCCATCACAGCGACCCAGAGAAACacctccacctcccactgccAACGGTACAG ACAAGCAGAAGGAGACCATGTACTCATGGCTGCAGGCGTGGCTATACAACCGGTTTGGAGCGTACATCGGGGACTTCCTTTTCCAGCCGGAGGAGAACACAGTGGAGCCAGAGGAGCCGCTAAGCGCTAAGAG ATTGACTGAAAACATGAGAAGACTCA AGCGAGGTGCCAAACCTGTCATAAACTTTAAGAGGAACCTTTTTGCCTTGTCCAGCTGGCAATCAGTGTATACGTCAGCCTTCGCCTTCATT ATCTATATGAATGCAGCGTGGCACGGTTGGGCCGTCCCCATGTTTATCTTCCTAGCCATTCTAAGGTTGTCCTTGAATTACCTCATTTCCAG AGGTTGGAGGATCCAGTGGAGTATTGTGCCCGGGGTCTCTGAACCTGTG GAACCACCAAAGGAGGATCTGACTGTTTCAGAGAAGTTCCAGTTAGTTCTTGATGTAGCTCAAAAAGCACAG AATCTTTTTGGAAAGATGGCAGATGTCTTGGAGAAAATAAagaa CCTGTTCATGTGGGTGCATCCTGAGTTTACTCGGAAGCTTTACGTTGGTCTATGGGTGGCCTTGATCTGCTCCTGTCTCATCCCCTACAAGCTCATGGGCTTTATGATTG GGCTGTATGCGGGGATCAAGTTCTTCATCATCGACTTCATGTTTAGGAGCTGTCCCAAGCTAAGGGACAAGTATGACACGCCCCACATCATCTGGACCAACCTGCCCACTGACCCCCAGCTGAAGGAGCGCGGGGGCGCGGCATTGTCCAGACGG aTCCATCCGACGGTAGCTCATGGCAGTCTAGGAACAGCCTTACCATGTGGTATCAGTCTAGAGGAACAGACTGGCAGGGCCTACAATACTAAGAAGGGGGCTTTCCACGAGGTCTTCAATCTTTCCGGGGATGAGCGCCCCCTAGCAG TGTGTGAGAATGGCTGGCGATGCTGCTTGATCAACAGGGACAGGAAGAGTCCCACAGACTACATCCGTAATGGTGTGCTCTTTGTCACTGAAAA TTACCTTTGCTTTGAAGGCTCAAGCTGCAGGTCAAATTCCTCTAGAAAGAACAAAGTCATCAAACTGATTGACATCACTGATATTCAGAAG TACAAAGTCTTGTCTGTATTACCTGGATCTGGAATGGGAATCTCCATAGCAACACCGTCCACCCAGAGG CCGTTGGTGTTTGGTGCCATGATCCACAGGGACGAGGCCTTTGACGCCATCTTCACACAGTATACGAAGAAAGTGACCATGACCACAGCCACCAACCCTGAGACCTAA